In the Euphorbia lathyris chromosome 5, ddEupLath1.1, whole genome shotgun sequence genome, one interval contains:
- the LOC136230038 gene encoding squamosa promoter-binding protein 1-like produces MAGKEKQESAVVSEESEKKVVIGGKKGSGGGGGGGGMRCCQAEKCVGDLSDAKAYYRRHKVCENHSKAQIVFVDGIRQRFCQQCSRFHELSEFDDTKRSCRRRLAGHNQRRRKNISESNAAEGSSHQKGSRRQLEEIVFGQVNDRRKIKITIREKVSCEQFQIR; encoded by the exons ATGGCTGGAAAAGAGAAGCAAGAATCAGCTGTGGTTTCTGAGGAATCTGAGAAGAAAGTGGTGATTGGTGGAAAGAAGGGGTCCGGCGGCGGAGGAGGGGGCGGAGGGATGAGGTGTTGTCAAGCTGAGAAATGTGTGGGTGATCTGAGTGATGCAAAGGCGTATTATAGAAGACATAAGGTGTGTGAGAATCATTCTAAGGCTCAGATTGTGTTTGTGGATGGAATTAGGCAGAGATTCTGTCAACAATGTAGCAG ATTCCATGAGCTATCTGAATTCGACGACACGAAAAGAAGCTGTCGGAGGCGTTTGGCCGGACACAACCAGCGGCGGAGGAAGAATATCAGCGAATCAAATGCCGCAGAAGGTTCAAGCCACCAGAAAGGATCAAGGAGGCAATTGGAAGAGATTGTGTTTGGTCAAGTTAATGataggagaaaaatcaaaataacTATCCGAGAAAAAGTCAGTTGCGAGCAATTTCAGATCAGATGA